A genome region from Leptospira langatensis includes the following:
- a CDS encoding MGMT family protein, producing MKAKPKKIVLRVKEKEKLPNFYEQVYKIVKKVPKGRVTSYGRIAVLAGKPRAARAVGYALNSLKKGQEQKVPWQRVINSQGKISFRGDAPRAILQKKLLESEGIKFSREETVDWDLFGWP from the coding sequence ATGAAAGCTAAGCCAAAGAAGATAGTACTCAGAGTCAAAGAAAAGGAAAAGCTCCCGAACTTCTACGAACAAGTTTATAAAATTGTAAAGAAGGTCCCAAAAGGCAGAGTTACTAGCTATGGAAGGATTGCAGTCCTGGCAGGAAAACCGAGAGCGGCCCGAGCCGTAGGATATGCCTTGAATTCCCTCAAAAAAGGACAGGAGCAGAAGGTCCCTTGGCAGAGAGTGATCAATAGCCAGGGAAAAATTTCCTTTAGAGGCGATGCGCCTAGAGCGATTTTGCAAAAAAAACTTTTAGAATCCGAAGGAATCAAATTCTCTAGAGAAGAAACAGTCGATTGGGATCTATTCGGCTGGCCTTAA
- a CDS encoding sensor histidine kinase translates to MKIIRKFGPIVGLVLAAFLLQSALIIALDFSSLDSNRTTALLISLPFTTLGAVFVWIWFNEFSTNWNLSSALSKLNIKDQEYVKYLSSLDKFKSDLIATNITESVCDKILKFLPSIIDASRSKIYLWKEDLGKFSPYPNQEGEDHFYIFDPFLLWITEHDKIFYSEEFIENTKFLQIKEHALAFSAKTKAELLVPFILNKSLLGMLVLGPKSDGRRYTSSELEKLNEMRSVSVMSLSNSIFYERLIELTETLEEKVRHRTQELESAQSQLIMSEKMASLGTMVAGIAHEINTPAGVINGSADNLESNMNYIVKNVFEIVKFARNKKLRKSFEVALLHILRDRKKNQPMESKDKFRVKKEVREEMIQIGVDPSFAGEVASFIIENDIMEVRKYIYEVLVQGESARSGYEMLKHASNTNRNIKNIKYSIRNIVRIVKALKYYSHLDQSKSFTNADLIEGIENTLVIMNNQLKYGVEVKKNFSPIPKVVCNPDELNQVWTNLIQNANQAIRGQGVIELSVYSSGGTVTIEVQDDGPGINPAIKDRIWDPFFTTKDQGEGSGLGLGIVKGIVEKHKGKITVDSSPGRTVFKVELPLRPPQPSNDPNAMERSAV, encoded by the coding sequence ATGAAAATCATACGCAAATTCGGACCCATAGTAGGTCTCGTTTTAGCAGCATTCCTTTTGCAGTCGGCGCTAATTATCGCTTTAGATTTCAGTTCTCTGGACTCGAATCGGACGACCGCCTTGCTGATCAGCCTTCCGTTCACTACTTTGGGAGCCGTATTCGTATGGATCTGGTTCAATGAGTTCAGTACAAACTGGAATTTATCTTCGGCTCTTTCCAAATTAAACATAAAAGACCAGGAATACGTAAAGTATCTTTCTTCGTTAGATAAATTCAAGAGCGATTTGATTGCAACCAACATCACCGAAAGTGTCTGCGATAAAATCCTGAAATTCCTACCGAGTATCATCGACGCTAGTAGATCTAAGATCTATCTTTGGAAGGAAGACCTTGGAAAATTCTCTCCTTATCCGAACCAGGAAGGGGAGGACCATTTTTATATCTTTGACCCCTTCCTACTTTGGATCACTGAACACGATAAGATCTTCTATTCGGAGGAATTCATAGAGAACACAAAATTCCTCCAGATCAAGGAGCATGCTCTCGCTTTCTCTGCAAAAACAAAGGCCGAGCTTCTGGTTCCTTTCATTTTGAATAAGAGTCTTTTGGGAATGCTGGTCTTAGGTCCTAAATCGGACGGAAGAAGATACACTAGTTCCGAATTGGAAAAACTGAACGAGATGCGTTCCGTCTCGGTGATGTCCTTATCCAATTCCATTTTTTATGAAAGGCTAATAGAGCTTACAGAAACCCTAGAAGAAAAAGTCAGACATAGAACCCAAGAATTGGAAAGCGCTCAATCCCAATTGATCATGTCTGAAAAGATGGCGTCGCTTGGAACCATGGTAGCGGGTATCGCACATGAGATCAATACACCTGCCGGAGTGATTAACGGTTCAGCGGATAATCTAGAATCGAATATGAATTATATCGTAAAGAACGTATTCGAGATCGTGAAATTCGCAAGAAACAAGAAGTTACGTAAATCCTTCGAAGTCGCCCTTCTTCATATTCTTAGAGATAGAAAGAAGAACCAGCCGATGGAATCTAAGGACAAATTCCGTGTGAAAAAAGAAGTACGAGAAGAGATGATCCAGATCGGTGTGGATCCTTCGTTCGCAGGAGAAGTCGCTTCCTTTATTATAGAGAACGATATTATGGAAGTGCGAAAGTACATCTACGAAGTGTTAGTGCAGGGAGAAAGCGCCAGATCCGGCTATGAAATGCTGAAGCATGCCTCCAACACGAACAGAAATATTAAGAATATCAAATATTCTATCCGGAACATAGTTCGCATCGTCAAGGCTCTCAAATACTATTCCCACTTGGATCAAAGCAAATCCTTTACTAACGCCGATCTTATAGAAGGGATCGAAAACACTTTGGTGATCATGAACAACCAACTCAAGTATGGAGTAGAAGTGAAGAAGAACTTCTCTCCGATCCCTAAAGTTGTATGCAATCCCGATGAATTGAACCAAGTCTGGACCAATCTCATCCAAAACGCGAACCAAGCAATTCGAGGCCAAGGAGTGATCGAGCTTTCCGTATATTCTTCCGGAGGAACCGTAACCATCGAGGTCCAGGACGACGGCCCAGGCATCAATCCTGCCATCAAGGATCGGATCTGGGATCCCTTCTTTACCACCAAGGATCAAGGAGAAGGATCCGGACTCGGCCTCGGGATCGTGAAAGGTATCGTTGAGAAGCACAAGGGAAAGATCACTGTGGATTCTTCTCCCGGAAGGACAGTGTTCAAAGTTGAATTGCCTCTAAGGCCGCCTCAACCCAGCAACGATCCGAATGCGATGGAAAGATCGGCGGTATGA
- the rsgA gene encoding ribosome small subunit-dependent GTPase A, producing MSTSTIPVKEFFTIARVFGAFYDLYSPERGRVRAVLRGRLRNFAVKERHPFVVGDRVQAMESGGEWAIEERLSRRNELLRKSKEGDAQVLCANVDQVAVLASLKNPETKDGFLDRCLAAVHLAGVTPLIVFTKSDLVDRETAVYRASVYQNLGYEVLAVSCQTGLGLDELHSKFSSKTTYLVGNSGVGKSSLVNVLSDRELQKTSQISLSTKKGKHTTTNSNFLVLDDNIILIDSPGIKEWGILHLSKGEILDSFPELRKHKELCDISDCCDAGPGCKMLLSLKEEADISVERKKSLESMLASLENPFRITRRDHLKNESKP from the coding sequence ATGTCAACTTCCACGATTCCAGTAAAGGAGTTTTTTACCATCGCAAGGGTCTTCGGAGCCTTCTATGATTTGTATTCTCCCGAAAGGGGAAGGGTCCGGGCAGTTCTAAGAGGAAGGCTCCGAAATTTCGCCGTAAAAGAAAGACATCCCTTTGTTGTAGGGGATCGGGTGCAGGCCATGGAATCGGGTGGGGAATGGGCGATCGAAGAAAGGTTGTCCCGTAGGAATGAACTTCTTCGTAAAAGCAAGGAAGGTGATGCGCAGGTTTTGTGCGCAAATGTGGATCAGGTTGCAGTTCTTGCCTCTTTGAAAAATCCGGAAACCAAAGATGGCTTCCTGGACAGGTGCCTTGCTGCTGTCCATCTCGCCGGAGTTACTCCCTTGATCGTGTTTACAAAATCGGATCTAGTCGACCGAGAAACGGCCGTTTATCGAGCCTCAGTATATCAAAATTTAGGCTACGAAGTGTTAGCGGTTTCCTGCCAGACCGGCCTAGGTCTAGACGAATTGCATTCCAAGTTTTCGTCTAAAACAACCTACTTAGTGGGAAATTCCGGCGTAGGAAAATCAAGTTTAGTGAACGTCTTATCGGATAGAGAGTTGCAAAAGACCTCCCAAATCAGTCTTTCTACAAAGAAAGGTAAGCATACGACTACGAATTCCAATTTTTTGGTGCTTGATGATAATATCATATTAATCGACTCTCCCGGCATTAAAGAATGGGGTATCCTCCATCTTTCCAAAGGGGAAATTTTGGATAGCTTTCCTGAGTTAAGGAAGCATAAAGAGTTATGCGATATTTCGGATTGTTGCGATGCGGGGCCCGGTTGCAAAATGTTACTTTCTTTGAAGGAAGAAGCCGATATTAGCGTTGAAAGGAAGAAAAGCTTGGAATCTATGCTTGCCAGCTTGGAAAACCCGTTTAGAATTACACGTAGGGACCACTTAAAAAATGAAAGTAAGCCCTAA
- a CDS encoding FecR family protein, translating into MLKSKKTLTILSFLSIAYLLACSPKTSSDHVKSEATEANAKIVWITGDVKIQSAEGERKAEFGQSVSPADTIITGKNGSVEIMIANSGIVKVSKDTELSVAALTSEEGANVKVNLNYGKIVTMVRKENKNSDFRVVTPTALAGVRGTTFLTSVENPTGGKPNCAEEHCDVKFAVLEGSVAVSKVGEDGEVILDRNREITLKKNQKLTDKMILSLRPESVKQLKGLIVLKKNDVLEYNNLVDELKASSEELRILSQASTVEEARTQLQKREISKANADEVTKTAKEVNETKYVQQDVQKEKLKLNAKETF; encoded by the coding sequence ATGTTAAAATCAAAGAAAACCCTAACAATTCTATCGTTTCTTTCAATTGCTTACCTGCTCGCCTGCAGCCCTAAAACTAGCAGCGATCATGTAAAATCGGAAGCAACGGAAGCAAATGCCAAGATCGTTTGGATCACTGGCGACGTTAAGATCCAGTCTGCGGAAGGAGAGAGAAAAGCCGAATTCGGACAATCAGTTTCTCCGGCAGACACCATTATTACCGGCAAGAACGGATCCGTGGAGATCATGATTGCCAACAGTGGTATCGTAAAAGTTTCCAAAGACACTGAGTTGTCTGTAGCTGCTCTCACTAGTGAAGAAGGAGCTAACGTGAAGGTGAACTTGAATTACGGAAAGATCGTAACCATGGTTCGCAAGGAAAACAAAAACTCCGACTTCCGCGTAGTAACTCCTACCGCACTCGCTGGGGTTCGTGGAACTACCTTCTTGACCTCTGTAGAAAATCCTACCGGTGGAAAACCGAACTGTGCCGAAGAGCATTGCGATGTTAAATTCGCAGTCTTGGAAGGTTCCGTTGCGGTATCTAAAGTGGGAGAGGATGGAGAAGTCATTCTGGACAGAAACAGAGAGATCACTCTGAAAAAGAACCAGAAGTTGACTGACAAGATGATCCTTTCTCTTCGTCCTGAGTCCGTAAAACAACTCAAGGGACTGATCGTTCTGAAAAAGAATGATGTTTTAGAATATAATAATCTTGTAGATGAACTCAAAGCTTCTAGTGAAGAGCTTCGCATCCTAAGCCAAGCTTCTACCGTAGAAGAGGCTCGTACTCAATTGCAGAAACGTGAGATCTCTAAGGCAAATGCTGATGAGGTCACTAAGACTGCAAAAGAAGTGAACGAGACCAAATACGTTCAACAAGACGTTCAAAAAGAAAAACTGAAATTGAACGCGAAAGAAACCTTCTAA
- a CDS encoding LIC10124 family lipoprotein has product MGTSSFRNLKLLSLIVILGSACSSVQKLDEPSKLIQEPYYKPIGESANVFIFRESESDFRVRKSGHEVPVIAFSPIEYPKSVDNKLASYFEQEISLIWKDIKYTNARISKDAWKSKEALSDELKKKDTDIVVFGSISESSSGWTFKFEIKDSVDDSKFGEFELSFKKPVSTEEVGNWTQAIFWKASDRIISLETRQTTVPVWDRKPDVARIKEIVNSSVKGFLNVRASSSDTEILWKGKSLGSTPLLDIPISEGIQEIQLVLKGKKPITKTVQVRAGKKNFLFHEWEEDKTLGSAKVISVPNGLSVSIDGYKQGETPFFRSNLTPGAYQLELLKESADGSYVYYEGVLDVKPDKVAELALPYTGKDLLSESEFWKPSGENGFSAIGPKGLEFAKKKNLPNGWNGAYSLPFIPEELELEGYFLLPVDHKEGSVAVTFHFPGLSLGLEAGKEKVSIFQFPSDGRTLGTYKYKDVDKDVGRPFSFRADPKSKKLSLYLGSDKVWEGDLPAGGLWTVSVLTRGEEFREKAPLKDLKILYKGYK; this is encoded by the coding sequence ATGGGGACCTCTTCTTTTCGTAATCTTAAATTACTCTCCTTAATTGTAATATTAGGAAGCGCTTGCTCTTCCGTTCAAAAGCTGGACGAGCCTTCTAAATTGATCCAAGAACCTTATTACAAGCCTATCGGAGAATCAGCCAACGTATTCATCTTCCGCGAGTCCGAATCGGACTTTAGGGTTCGTAAATCCGGGCATGAGGTCCCCGTAATCGCCTTTAGTCCTATCGAATATCCTAAGTCTGTGGACAATAAATTGGCCTCTTATTTCGAGCAAGAGATCAGTTTGATATGGAAGGATATCAAATATACGAATGCAAGGATCTCTAAGGATGCTTGGAAAAGTAAAGAGGCTTTATCGGACGAATTAAAGAAGAAGGATACGGACATCGTTGTATTTGGTTCCATCTCTGAGTCGAGCTCCGGTTGGACTTTTAAATTTGAGATCAAAGACTCCGTAGACGATTCTAAGTTCGGTGAATTCGAACTCAGTTTTAAGAAACCTGTATCTACCGAAGAAGTGGGCAACTGGACCCAGGCGATCTTTTGGAAGGCATCCGATCGGATCATTTCTTTGGAAACCAGGCAAACTACTGTTCCGGTTTGGGATCGTAAACCGGACGTTGCAAGGATCAAGGAAATCGTAAATTCTTCCGTAAAAGGATTTTTGAATGTTCGCGCTTCTTCCAGCGATACGGAGATCCTTTGGAAAGGAAAGTCCTTGGGATCCACTCCACTCTTGGACATTCCGATCTCAGAAGGCATTCAAGAGATCCAATTGGTTTTAAAAGGAAAGAAACCTATTACTAAAACCGTTCAGGTGAGAGCCGGAAAGAAGAACTTTCTATTTCACGAATGGGAAGAAGACAAGACCTTAGGATCCGCAAAAGTGATCAGCGTACCGAACGGATTGTCTGTTTCCATTGACGGTTATAAGCAAGGAGAGACTCCTTTTTTCCGAAGTAATCTAACCCCTGGTGCATATCAGTTGGAACTCTTGAAGGAGAGCGCTGACGGGTCGTACGTATATTACGAAGGAGTTCTAGATGTAAAACCGGATAAGGTCGCGGAGCTCGCTCTTCCTTATACGGGCAAGGATCTGCTTTCTGAATCCGAATTTTGGAAACCTTCCGGAGAGAATGGCTTCTCTGCGATCGGACCGAAAGGATTGGAATTCGCCAAAAAGAAAAATCTTCCGAATGGCTGGAACGGTGCTTACTCTCTTCCTTTCATTCCCGAAGAATTAGAGTTAGAAGGGTATTTCCTTCTTCCTGTGGATCACAAGGAAGGTTCCGTCGCGGTAACTTTCCATTTTCCCGGACTTTCCTTAGGACTAGAAGCAGGAAAGGAAAAAGTCTCTATCTTCCAATTTCCTTCCGATGGAAGAACATTAGGAACATATAAATACAAGGATGTGGATAAGGATGTGGGCCGCCCCTTCTCCTTTAGAGCCGATCCGAAATCGAAAAAACTCTCTCTCTATTTGGGTAGCGACAAGGTTTGGGAAGGAGATCTTCCTGCGGGAGGACTCTGGACCGTTTCTGTCCTTACCCGAGGCGAAGAATTTAGGGAGAAGGCTCCGTTAAAAGATTTAAAGATTCTTTATAAAGGATACAAGTGA